The following are from one region of the Shinella sp. PSBB067 genome:
- a CDS encoding TraB/GumN family protein, with product MTVLLHKSRLALADRLADAGLRFLAAINVLFALSFLLVLAALSPAHAQEPPACGGENLLVQYEKDDPAGYAKLRAEADALPNGKGIFWEIEKDGKPPSWLLGTMHVTDPRVLAMPEAARAAYAAAATVVVESDEIADEKKAGATIMARPDLTMFTDGRSITDFLDKEDTAKLTEGLKSRGLSLAAVSRMKPWMIASFVALPACEIARKTAGAAFLDQRLAKDAIAEGKTLKGLETLIEQISALDSLPVEPQVQGLVQTVALGGRLEDVIETMSQLYLAGDTGMIMPMMRAAAPETTEDAKANADFEQRIIIDRNHVMATRAAPILAQGNVFMAVGALHLAGPEGVIELLRKQGFTVTAAN from the coding sequence ATGACAGTCCTTCTTCACAAGAGCCGCCTGGCGCTCGCCGATCGGCTCGCCGATGCCGGCCTCCGGTTTCTGGCCGCGATCAACGTCCTCTTCGCCCTCTCCTTCCTCCTGGTCCTGGCCGCGCTTTCCCCCGCGCATGCGCAGGAGCCCCCGGCCTGCGGCGGCGAAAATCTGCTCGTGCAGTACGAGAAGGACGACCCCGCCGGCTATGCGAAGCTGCGCGCCGAGGCCGATGCCCTGCCGAACGGCAAGGGCATCTTCTGGGAGATCGAGAAGGACGGCAAGCCACCCTCCTGGCTGCTCGGCACCATGCATGTGACGGATCCGCGCGTGCTCGCCATGCCGGAAGCCGCCCGTGCCGCCTATGCCGCGGCCGCGACCGTCGTCGTCGAATCCGACGAGATCGCCGACGAGAAGAAGGCCGGCGCGACGATCATGGCCCGCCCCGACCTCACCATGTTCACCGACGGCAGGTCCATCACCGACTTCCTCGACAAGGAGGATACGGCAAAGCTGACCGAGGGCCTGAAGAGCCGTGGCCTGTCGCTCGCCGCCGTCAGCCGCATGAAGCCTTGGATGATCGCCAGCTTCGTCGCGCTGCCGGCCTGCGAGATCGCCCGCAAGACGGCGGGCGCCGCCTTCCTCGACCAGCGGCTCGCCAAGGACGCCATTGCCGAGGGCAAGACCCTGAAGGGCCTCGAGACGCTCATCGAGCAGATTTCCGCCCTCGATTCCCTGCCGGTCGAGCCGCAGGTCCAGGGCCTTGTCCAGACGGTCGCCCTCGGCGGCAGGCTGGAGGACGTCATCGAGACGATGAGCCAGCTCTATCTTGCCGGCGACACCGGCATGATCATGCCGATGATGCGTGCCGCCGCGCCCGAGACGACCGAGGATGCGAAGGCCAATGCCGATTTCGAGCAGCGCATCATCATCGACCGCAACCACGTCATGGCGACGCGCGCCGCGCCGATCCTGGCGCAAGGCAATGTCTTCATGGCCGTCGGCGCGCTGCATCTGGCAGGTCCGGAAGGCGTGATCGAGCTTTTGCGCAAGCAGGGCTTCACCGTGACGGCCGCGAACTGA
- a CDS encoding tyrosine recombinase XerC, whose product MTELLIIADPALMAERQGWLAALAEERRLSGNTLEAYERDTRQFLAFLTGHLAAPARLKDIGALRPADLRGFLAARRRDGAGARTLGRGLAGLRSFLRHLERKGLANAAGAAAVRSPKQPKSLPKPLSDRQAIAVVDAREQLAEEPWIRVRNAAVLALLYGCGLRISEALSLTPADFSGSPTSLRIAGKGGKMRIVPLIAPARTGVEDYIKLCPFPLPDDGPLFRGARGGPLQPAIIQREMQKLRGALGLPDSATPHALRHSFATHLLAGGGDLRTIQELLGHASLSTTQVYTGVDSARLLEIYDRAHPRA is encoded by the coding sequence ATGACAGAACTTCTCATCATCGCCGATCCGGCGCTCATGGCCGAGCGGCAGGGCTGGCTTGCCGCGCTTGCCGAGGAGCGCCGGCTTTCCGGCAACACGCTGGAAGCCTACGAGCGCGACACGCGCCAGTTCCTCGCCTTCCTCACCGGCCATCTCGCCGCTCCTGCCCGCCTCAAGGACATCGGGGCCCTGCGCCCGGCGGACCTGCGCGGCTTCCTCGCCGCCCGCCGCCGCGACGGCGCGGGTGCCCGCACCCTCGGCCGCGGCCTTGCGGGCCTGCGCTCCTTCCTGCGCCACCTCGAACGCAAGGGGCTTGCCAATGCGGCCGGCGCTGCCGCCGTGCGCTCGCCGAAGCAGCCCAAGTCCCTGCCCAAGCCGCTTTCGGACCGGCAGGCCATCGCCGTCGTCGATGCCCGTGAGCAGCTGGCCGAGGAACCCTGGATCCGCGTGCGCAACGCCGCGGTCCTTGCGCTCCTCTATGGCTGCGGCCTGCGCATCTCCGAGGCCCTGTCGCTGACCCCGGCCGATTTCTCGGGCAGCCCCACGTCGCTCCGCATCGCCGGCAAGGGCGGCAAGATGCGCATCGTGCCGCTCATCGCGCCGGCCCGCACGGGCGTCGAGGACTATATCAAGCTCTGCCCCTTCCCCCTCCCGGACGACGGGCCGCTCTTCCGCGGCGCGCGCGGCGGACCGCTGCAGCCCGCCATCATCCAGCGCGAGATGCAGAAGCTGCGCGGTGCGCTCGGCCTGCCGGACAGCGCGACGCCCCATGCGCTGCGCCACTCCTTCGCCACGCATCTGCTGGCCGGCGGCGGGGATCTGCGCACCATCCAGGAACTGCTCGGCCACGCCAGCCTTTCCACCACGCAGGTCTATACCGGCGTCGATTCGGCGCGCCTTCTCGAAATCTACGACCGCGCCCATCCCCGCGCCTGA
- a CDS encoding AAA family ATPase → MLLRSMSAENYRSLRSIRMDLGRVNLFVGENGAGKSNLYRSLQLVQAAVRGTFAHEIAAEGGMASALWTGRRRANEPVRIRLETELLDEDRAITFRYRVEAGLRPPKAAAGFAFEPQVKAEELSIETGRRPVTVMKRAGPGIMVRDETGRMVEHPEQALTSETAVALLGDAGHYPEIGTFRRAVSQWRFFHGFRSDRDSALRQPCLAVTAPLLDEDGANMAAVFATLAWTRQDTIDLDRAVGDAFGGAKLSVPEPEAFASYGLTFPQFPQRVFQPRELSDGQIRFLALAAALLSYRTPPLIALNEPEASLHPDMLPPLAEMIARAAGESQLWIVTHSERLAQEVEARCGVRAKRVVRHDGATWIDGMRLTGEMAEDDE, encoded by the coding sequence ATGCTGCTTCGTTCAATGTCCGCCGAAAACTACCGGTCGCTCCGCTCGATCCGCATGGATCTCGGGCGGGTGAACCTGTTCGTCGGGGAGAACGGGGCCGGCAAGTCCAACCTCTACCGTTCCCTGCAACTGGTGCAGGCGGCGGTGCGCGGCACCTTCGCGCACGAGATCGCGGCGGAGGGCGGCATGGCCTCGGCGCTGTGGACCGGCAGGCGGCGGGCGAACGAGCCGGTGCGCATCCGGCTGGAGACGGAACTGCTCGACGAGGACCGGGCGATCACCTTCCGCTACCGCGTCGAGGCGGGGTTGCGCCCGCCGAAGGCGGCGGCCGGCTTCGCCTTCGAGCCGCAGGTCAAGGCCGAGGAGCTTTCCATCGAGACCGGACGCCGGCCGGTGACGGTGATGAAGCGCGCCGGGCCGGGGATCATGGTCCGGGACGAGACCGGGCGCATGGTCGAGCATCCCGAGCAGGCCTTGACGTCGGAAACGGCCGTCGCGCTGCTCGGCGATGCCGGGCACTATCCCGAGATCGGCACATTCCGCCGGGCCGTCTCGCAATGGCGTTTCTTCCATGGTTTCCGCTCGGATCGCGATTCAGCCTTGCGCCAGCCCTGCCTCGCCGTCACCGCACCGCTGCTCGACGAGGACGGCGCCAACATGGCGGCGGTCTTCGCGACGCTCGCCTGGACGCGGCAGGATACCATCGATCTCGACCGGGCCGTCGGGGACGCCTTCGGCGGGGCGAAGCTTTCCGTGCCGGAACCGGAGGCGTTCGCCTCCTACGGCCTTACCTTTCCCCAGTTTCCGCAGCGTGTTTTCCAGCCGCGCGAGCTTTCCGACGGGCAGATCCGCTTCCTCGCCCTTGCCGCCGCGCTGCTTTCCTACCGCACGCCGCCGCTGATCGCGCTCAACGAGCCGGAGGCGAGCCTCCACCCGGACATGCTGCCGCCGCTCGCTGAAATGATCGCGCGTGCCGCCGGGGAGAGCCAGCTCTGGATCGTCACCCATTCCGAGCGGCTGGCGCAGGAGGTGGAGGCACGCTGCGGCGTCAGGGCAAAGCGCGTCGTGCGCCATGACGGGGCGACCTGGATCGACGGCATGCGGCTCACCGGCGAAATGGCCGAGGACGACGAATGA
- a CDS encoding F0F1 ATP synthase subunit delta codes for MPVADTSQLVSGVAERYASSLFELALEAGSVAGVGADLDRFQALIDESNDLKRLIVSPVFSAEDQTKAISAIAAKAGITGLVANFLKVVASNRRLFAVPGMIKAYRVIAARARGEITADVTSAHALTAAQENELKAALKGVTGKDVAVAVTVDPSILGGLIVKVGSRQIDTSLRTKLSTLKLALKEVG; via the coding sequence GTGCCCGTGGCAGACACATCCCAGCTTGTTTCCGGTGTTGCAGAAAGATACGCGTCCTCGCTTTTCGAACTCGCGCTGGAAGCTGGCTCCGTCGCCGGCGTCGGTGCCGATCTCGACCGTTTCCAGGCCCTGATCGACGAAAGCAACGACCTCAAGCGGCTGATCGTCAGCCCCGTCTTCTCCGCCGAAGATCAGACCAAGGCCATTTCCGCCATTGCCGCAAAGGCCGGCATCACGGGCCTCGTGGCGAACTTCCTCAAGGTGGTTGCGTCAAATCGCCGCCTCTTCGCCGTTCCCGGCATGATCAAGGCATACCGCGTCATCGCGGCCCGCGCCCGCGGCGAAATCACGGCCGACGTCACCTCGGCCCATGCGCTCACCGCAGCGCAGGAAAACGAATTGAAGGCGGCGCTGAAAGGCGTCACCGGCAAAGACGTGGCGGTTGCCGTCACCGTGGACCCGTCCATTCTCGGTGGTCTGATCGTCAAGGTGGGATCGCGCCAGATCGACACGTCCCTTCGCACCAAACTCTCTACTCTTAAGCTTGCACTGAAAGAGGTCGGCTGA
- a CDS encoding primosomal protein N', with protein MSSDSTNLFGEKLFPRTVPVMVPVPTPAPYSYTVPEGMAVEPGSIVQVPLGPRLVPGVVWDGGDEGRVDPKKLRPIEKVFDCPPLSKEMRDFLDWVSAYTVTPPGLVARMALRAPAAFDPEPMIEGLRFTGHRPERLTSARERVLEMVEDGIPWTRSGLAHASGTSTSVVDGLVKQGSFETVFLPPPPVVAAPDPDYVAPRLEGPQTESAADLVESVRKGGFSVSLIDGITGSGKTEVYFEAIAETLRQGRQVLILLPEIALTAGFLERFHDRFGAKPAEWHSDLAPRIREKVWRQVTTGDVRVVAGARSALFLPFENLGLVIVDEEHDPAYKQEDRVFYNARDMAVVRARIGDFPAVLVSATPSVESRVNSEVGRYRKLHLPTRYGDAALPDLHLIDMRRHPPARGGFLSPILLRGIARTIEKEEQALLFLNRRGYAPLTLCRVCGHRFQCPQCSSWLVEHRFRGQIQCHHCGYAERTPEACPECGTFDHLAACGPGVERIAEEVERHFPEARTIVLSSDLMGVKRLRLELEAIARGEADIVIGTQLVAKGHNFPLMSLVGVVDADLGLSNGDPRAAERTFQLLSQVTGRAGRSGLKSHGLIQTYQPAHPVMQAIVSGDAEAFYDREIGEREKALLPPFGRLASVIVSADSRGEAEAHARGLRQAAPHVDGISILGPAEAPLALVRGRHRFRLLVHGRRGSDMQTFLRTMLANGPRERASLQVQLDIDPQSFL; from the coding sequence ATGAGCAGCGATTCGACCAACCTTTTCGGGGAGAAACTCTTTCCGCGTACCGTGCCCGTGATGGTGCCGGTGCCGACGCCTGCGCCCTATTCCTACACGGTGCCCGAAGGCATGGCGGTCGAGCCGGGCTCGATCGTGCAGGTGCCGCTCGGCCCGCGGCTGGTGCCGGGTGTCGTCTGGGACGGCGGCGACGAGGGCAGGGTCGATCCGAAGAAGCTGCGGCCCATCGAGAAGGTCTTCGACTGCCCGCCGCTTTCGAAGGAGATGCGCGATTTCCTCGACTGGGTCTCCGCCTATACCGTCACGCCGCCGGGCCTCGTCGCCCGCATGGCGCTGCGCGCGCCGGCCGCCTTCGATCCCGAACCGATGATCGAGGGCCTGCGCTTCACCGGCCACCGCCCGGAGCGGCTGACGAGCGCGCGCGAGCGCGTGCTGGAAATGGTCGAGGACGGCATCCCGTGGACCCGGTCGGGCCTTGCCCATGCCTCCGGCACCTCGACGAGCGTCGTCGACGGGCTGGTGAAGCAGGGCAGTTTCGAGACCGTCTTCCTGCCGCCCCCGCCGGTGGTGGCCGCGCCCGATCCCGACTATGTCGCGCCGCGGCTCGAAGGACCGCAGACGGAGAGCGCGGCCGATCTGGTCGAGAGCGTCCGCAAGGGCGGCTTTTCCGTCTCGCTGATCGACGGCATCACCGGCTCGGGCAAGACGGAGGTCTATTTCGAGGCGATTGCCGAGACGCTGCGGCAGGGCCGGCAGGTGCTCATCCTCCTGCCGGAGATCGCGCTGACGGCGGGCTTCCTCGAACGCTTCCACGACCGCTTCGGCGCCAAGCCCGCCGAGTGGCATTCCGATCTCGCCCCGCGCATCCGCGAAAAGGTCTGGCGGCAGGTGACGACGGGGGACGTGCGGGTGGTGGCCGGCGCGCGCTCGGCGCTGTTCCTGCCCTTCGAGAATCTCGGCCTCGTCATCGTCGACGAGGAGCACGACCCGGCCTACAAGCAGGAAGACCGCGTCTTCTACAATGCCCGCGACATGGCGGTGGTGCGGGCGCGCATCGGCGATTTCCCGGCCGTGCTCGTCTCCGCGACGCCGTCGGTCGAAAGCCGGGTCAACAGCGAGGTCGGGCGCTACCGCAAGCTGCACCTGCCGACGCGCTACGGCGATGCGGCGCTGCCGGACCTGCATCTCATCGACATGCGGCGCCATCCGCCGGCGCGCGGCGGCTTTCTTTCGCCGATCCTCCTGCGCGGCATCGCCCGCACCATCGAGAAGGAGGAGCAGGCGCTGCTCTTCCTCAACCGGCGCGGCTATGCGCCGCTGACGCTCTGCCGGGTCTGCGGCCATCGCTTCCAGTGCCCGCAATGCTCGAGCTGGCTGGTGGAGCACCGGTTCCGCGGGCAGATCCAGTGCCATCACTGCGGCTATGCCGAGCGCACGCCCGAGGCCTGCCCGGAATGCGGCACGTTCGATCATCTGGCGGCCTGCGGGCCGGGCGTCGAGCGCATCGCGGAGGAGGTGGAGCGGCATTTCCCGGAGGCGCGGACCATCGTGCTTTCCTCCGACCTCATGGGCGTCAAGCGCCTCAGGCTGGAGCTGGAGGCCATCGCGCGCGGCGAGGCGGATATCGTCATCGGCACGCAGCTCGTCGCCAAGGGGCACAATTTCCCGCTGATGTCGCTGGTCGGGGTGGTGGATGCCGATCTCGGCCTTTCCAACGGCGATCCGCGCGCGGCGGAGCGGACGTTCCAGCTTCTCTCGCAGGTGACGGGCCGCGCCGGGCGCTCGGGCCTCAAGAGCCACGGCCTCATCCAGACCTACCAGCCGGCCCATCCCGTCATGCAGGCCATCGTCTCGGGCGATGCGGAAGCCTTCTACGACCGGGAGATCGGCGAGCGGGAAAAGGCGCTGCTGCCGCCGTTCGGACGGCTCGCCTCGGTCATCGTCTCGGCCGACAGCCGCGGCGAGGCTGAGGCGCATGCGCGGGGGCTGCGGCAGGCCGCGCCCCATGTCGACGGCATCTCGATACTCGGTCCGGCGGAGGCGCCGCTGGCGCTGGTGCGCGGCCGCCACCGCTTCCGGCTGCTGGTGCACGGCCGGCGGGGCAGCGACATGCAGACCTTCCTGCGCACCATGCTGGCGAACGGACCCAGGGAGCGCGCCTCGCTCCAGGTCCAGCTCGATATCGACCCGCAGAGCTTCCTGTGA
- a CDS encoding DUF4345 domain-containing protein, whose protein sequence is MEFYIPTETGELLAFLAAIVTGFLGLFVLFAPGMALKFAGLQPKEGSREAYAFARSAGGFHAGLAIVALMMAQSWIYMAIGGGFALAAFGRILSLMSDRSFSLKNLLALLVQAVLAALPLGYAFGFI, encoded by the coding sequence ATGGAATTCTACATCCCCACCGAGACGGGTGAACTCCTGGCGTTCCTGGCGGCCATCGTCACGGGGTTTCTCGGCCTCTTCGTGCTCTTCGCCCCCGGCATGGCGCTCAAGTTCGCCGGGCTCCAGCCGAAGGAGGGCAGCCGCGAGGCCTATGCCTTCGCCCGTTCGGCCGGCGGCTTTCATGCGGGGCTTGCGATCGTGGCGCTGATGATGGCGCAGAGCTGGATCTACATGGCCATTGGCGGGGGCTTTGCGCTGGCCGCCTTCGGCCGCATCCTCTCCCTGATGTCGGACCGGTCCTTCTCGCTGAAGAACCTCCTCGCGCTTCTCGTGCAGGCGGTGCTCGCCGCCCTGCCGCTCGGCTATGCCTTCGGCTTCATCTGA
- a CDS encoding DUF2867 domain-containing protein: protein MSPVSRPVSLPHPLLPAADWADRFTLGLPVEGLTAREAARLALEHPPGWVRGLMTLRNALVAPLGLKGAAERVTTSRTEIGGFPVVSASDDRVVLGFDDRHLDFRIVIDVRQDRPSGQTLSVMTLVHRNNLLGRLYLALVMPFHKLIVRRMLSSIGERVCRR from the coding sequence ATGTCGCCCGTGTCGAGACCCGTCTCGCTTCCCCATCCGCTTCTTCCTGCCGCCGACTGGGCGGATCGTTTCACGCTGGGCCTTCCCGTCGAGGGCCTGACGGCGCGGGAGGCTGCGCGGCTGGCGCTGGAACATCCGCCGGGCTGGGTGCGAGGGCTGATGACGCTGCGCAATGCGCTGGTGGCGCCCCTCGGGCTCAAGGGGGCGGCGGAAAGGGTGACGACCTCCAGGACGGAGATCGGCGGCTTTCCGGTGGTGAGCGCCAGCGACGACCGGGTCGTGCTCGGCTTCGACGACCGGCATCTCGATTTCCGCATCGTCATCGACGTGCGGCAGGACCGGCCGAGCGGCCAGACCCTGAGCGTGATGACGCTCGTCCACCGCAACAACCTGCTCGGGCGGCTTTACCTCGCGCTTGTCATGCCGTTCCACAAGCTCATCGTGCGCCGGATGCTGTCGAGCATCGGCGAGCGGGTCTGCCGGCGCTGA